In a single window of the Gadus chalcogrammus isolate NIFS_2021 chromosome 20, NIFS_Gcha_1.0, whole genome shotgun sequence genome:
- the hpxa gene encoding hemopexin, with translation MNTMLIHCLCLGLALALSHSAPPNLDMMMADMGHDHSHDGHDHAHDGHDHAHDGHDHASEGHAHVHDGQDHVHGVTGHDHVHDGHVHHHADHEHVAQIDRCEAVEFDAIVPDASGVPLFFKGDFMWRGFHGPSELINGSYKELIEQHAELGKINAALSMIAEDSDKHVFFLLNDKVFSYHDQTLEAGNPKAFSEVFPGIPNHVDAAVECPKGECVRDTVIFFKGCEVFHYETQTKKVKSSHWTHMPNCTSALRWQNNYYCFHGNQFTKFHPVTGSVTGTYPKDARDYFMKCPNFGLLSNHTERERCSHVPLDAIASDGLERAVAFRGQ, from the exons ATGAACACCATGCTGATCCACTGCCTCTGCCTGGGGCTGGCCCTGGCACTCAGCCACTCCGCCCCACC GAACCTGGATATGATGATGGCAG ATATGGGCCATGATCACTCTCACGATGGCCATGATCACGCTCACGATGGCCATGATCACGCTCACGATGGCCATGATCACGCTAGCGAAGGTCATGCTCACGTTCACGACGGTCAAGATCACGTTCACGGTGTCACTGGTCATGATCACGTTCACGATGGTCATGTTCACCACCACGCCGACCATGAACATGTGGCTCAGATTGACCGCTGTGAGGCTGTTGAGTTTGATGCCATCGTGCCGGACGCTAGTGGAGTCCCCCTCTTCTTCAAAG GGGACTTCATGTGGAGGGGCTTCCACGGACCCTCTGAGCTGATCAATGGCTCCTATAAGGAACTGATTGAGCAACACGCGGAGCTGGGTAAAATCAACGCTGCGCTAAGCATGATCGCCGAGGATTCTGACAAGCACGTCTTCTTCTTACTG AATGACAAGGTGTTCAGCTACCATGACCAGACCCTGGAAGCGGGCAATCCCAAGGCCTTCTCTGAGGTATTCCCCGGGATCCCGAACCACGTCGACGCGGCTGTGGAGTGTCCCAAGGGAGAGTGCGTGCGAGACACCGTCATTTTCTTCAaag GCTGTGAGGTCTTCCACTACGAAACCCAAACCAAGAAGGTGAAGTCCAGCCACTGGACCCACATGCCCAACTGCACCTCCGCCCTGCGCTGGCAGAACAACTACTACTGTTTCCACGGGAACCAGTTCACCAAGTTCCACCCAGTCACCGGCAGCGTGACCGGCACCTACCCCAAAGACGCGCGCGACTACTTCATGAAGTGCCCCAACTTTG GGCTTCTGAGCaaccacacagagagggagcgcTGCAGCCACGTTCCCCTGGACGCCATCGCCTCCGACGGCCTGGAGAGGGCAGTGGCCTTCAGAGGTCAGTGA
- the uchl3 gene encoding ubiquitin carboxyl-terminal hydrolase isozyme L3 isoform X1, which translates to MDGKRWLPLEANPDVMNQFLCQLGLRPSWQFGDVYGLDPELLSMVPKPVCAVLLLFPVTEKYESFRLKEEGRIKEEGQEVSSDVYFMKQTIGNACGTIGLIHAVANNQASLEFEADSPLKKFLLESSKLSPEEKAVFLEKDEHMRVTHESSAQEGQSETPSIDDKVDLHFISFVNVGGQLCELDGRKPFPIVHGKTSEDTFLEDAAKMCKVFMARDPLELHFTVIALSKA; encoded by the exons ATGGATGGCAAGCGTTGGTTACCTCTGGAGGCCAATCCAGAT GTAATGAACCAA TTTCTATGTCAGTTGGGCTTGCGTCCAAGCTGGCAGTTTGGGGATGTTTATGGGTTGGACCCAGAACTCCTCAGTATGGTACCAAAACCAGTGTGTGCTGTTCTGCTCCTCTTCCCAGTGACGGAGAAG TATGAATCATTCAGGTTGAAAGAGGAAGGAAGAATCAAAGAAGAGGGGCAAGAGGTGTCTTCTGATGTGTACTTCATGAAGCAAACCATTGGGAATGCCTGCGGTACAATCGGATTAATTCACGCCGTGGCAAACAACCAAGCCAGTCTGGAATTCG AAGCAGATTCTCCACTGAAGAAGTTTCTGCTGGAATCCTCTAAATTGAGCCCAGAAGAAAAGGCAGTCTTCCTAGAAAAAGATGAG CATATGCGCGTTACCCACGAATCAAGTGCACAGGAGGGTCAGAGTGAG ACCCCAAGCATAGATGATAAAGTAGACTTGCATTTCATATCTTTTGTAAACGTTGGAGGACAACTATGCGAACTAG ATGGCCGCAAGCCTTTCCCCATCGTCCACGGAAAAACCTCCGAAGACACTTTCCTGgag GATGCCGCAAAGATGTGCAAAGTGTTCATGGCACGCGACCCCTTGGAGCTCCACTTCACGGTTATTGCCCTCTCCAAAGCTTGA
- the uchl3 gene encoding ubiquitin carboxyl-terminal hydrolase isozyme L3 isoform X2 — MVPKPVCAVLLLFPVTEKYESFRLKEEGRIKEEGQEVSSDVYFMKQTIGNACGTIGLIHAVANNQASLEFEADSPLKKFLLESSKLSPEEKAVFLEKDEHMRVTHESSAQEGQSETPSIDDKVDLHFISFVNVGGQLCELDGRKPFPIVHGKTSEDTFLEDAAKMCKVFMARDPLELHFTVIALSKA; from the exons ATGGTACCAAAACCAGTGTGTGCTGTTCTGCTCCTCTTCCCAGTGACGGAGAAG TATGAATCATTCAGGTTGAAAGAGGAAGGAAGAATCAAAGAAGAGGGGCAAGAGGTGTCTTCTGATGTGTACTTCATGAAGCAAACCATTGGGAATGCCTGCGGTACAATCGGATTAATTCACGCCGTGGCAAACAACCAAGCCAGTCTGGAATTCG AAGCAGATTCTCCACTGAAGAAGTTTCTGCTGGAATCCTCTAAATTGAGCCCAGAAGAAAAGGCAGTCTTCCTAGAAAAAGATGAG CATATGCGCGTTACCCACGAATCAAGTGCACAGGAGGGTCAGAGTGAG ACCCCAAGCATAGATGATAAAGTAGACTTGCATTTCATATCTTTTGTAAACGTTGGAGGACAACTATGCGAACTAG ATGGCCGCAAGCCTTTCCCCATCGTCCACGGAAAAACCTCCGAAGACACTTTCCTGgag GATGCCGCAAAGATGTGCAAAGTGTTCATGGCACGCGACCCCTTGGAGCTCCACTTCACGGTTATTGCCCTCTCCAAAGCTTGA
- the commd6 gene encoding COMM domain-containing protein 6 encodes MPGLDASNGATEVVGDIGTLSLELFTDTCQHILSYLQGLTRGVDSSQISNTFQRNGVNLDENALQSIIRFLMLTFRSAGKSNLSAGDLVSKLEEGCTQWPKASLQVVHKLWTEQGPLVHSQQEVQALLSIGQLVDMQWKLGMAVSSDTCRSLNSPFVSVLLKIVEPSGQISQKSFEMTIPQFQNFHKQFKEMAAVLETV; translated from the exons ATGCCGGGACTTGATGCATCCAACG GCGCAACTGAAGTAGTAGGTGACATTGGGACACTTTCCTTAGAGCTGTTCACGGACACA TGTCAGCACATTTTGAGTTATCTTCAAGGTCTCACCAGGGGGGTGGATTCATCTCAAATATCGAAC ACATTTCAGAGAAATGGAGTGAATCTCGATGAAAATGCTTTGCAGAGCATTATCAGATTTCTCATGCTGACGTTCAG GTCAGCGGGGAAGAGCAACCTCTCTGCAGGAGACCTGGTGTCCAAGCTGGAAGAGGGCTGTACCCAGTGGCCCAAAGCGTCCCTGCAGGTTGTGCACAAGCTGTGGACCGAGCAAGGTCCTCTGGTCCATAGCCAGCAGGAGGTCCAGGCCTTGCTTAGCATTGGACAg TTGGTGGACATGCAGTGGAAACTCGGCATGGCAGTGAGCTCAGATACATGTCGGTCTCTGAACTCTCCCTTTGTGTCTGTGCTGCTGAAGATCGTCGAGCCTTCTGGACAGATTAGTCAGAAGTCTTTTGAAATGACCATTCCACAATTTCAG AACTTTCACAAGCAGTTCAAGGAGATGGCGGCGGTTCTGGAGACGGTGTAG